Proteins encoded in a region of the Paenibacillus sp. W2I17 genome:
- a CDS encoding pectinesterase family protein, protein MKRIVSFVLVVAMLFSVLPGMVAAEDEATPLLPAFPGAEGGGKYVTGGRGGSVYEVTTLSDSGPGSLRDAVSHSDTTVVFRVGGTIHLESPLAITGSNITIAGQTAPGEGITVSDYWTTFQADNIIVRHMRFRLGDKHPSEDDVFGGRYHKNIMIDHSSFTWSVDEVLSMYANENTTVQWSVIAESMLMTTHQKGRHGYAGIWGGNNTSYHHNIIAHNVSRNPRFAGAPGFNTESYNNIVYNWGFFSAYGGEEGNYNLMNNYYKYGPNTYRNARDQIFLDVGPDTRIHVSGNVVDGYPDVTADNWLGVGELANPDSKLLSPVQMANPASIDDAEIAYEQVLAKAGASLPRRDAIDARIVNDVKNRTGQHINSQKEIGGYLEFEETASALVDSDHDGMPDEWEISMGLDPNDSADRNETHESGYTYLEVYLNSIAGNGSINPTVEIQSPANHTVQTEGSSVEITASASDVDGSIAKVEFYQNDVKLGEDDTAPYTFTWENVQDGTHYLTARAIDDSGTSTQSNNVTVHVHKQNSIAPWSSTDIGEPGITGHTQLGASDTDVTVKSAGDISGETDHFHYAYQALEGNGEIVARVDQVTATDDGAEAGVMIRKSLDASSPFIAAMVTYVKGGQQAVSLVRDGAGNEVAHQEKGGMVTLPYWVKLVRLGDQVNSLVSKDGNDWFVIDSQSFPADETVYIGLAADASKPDDEVDKLNTSVFSNASVQELPADFPIAPTELVAEPDLKSIHLHWDEVQRADSYLIYRSEIPGGPYTLQQEGITTTSYTDPNLTVGKSYYYAVKATNDHGTSFYSNEASASAEGEPETIHDINDDFEDIETNTIPASYTVLPDPQTADLKVVVTPVPTGTTGNSSSKALMMYDNGVGISQFVRSFPPQRDSFVFEADIMSQGWPGTSTVLQLQNGTGSRTALSIELRKPSAPVAEDQYTLIYKKDGKDYKLMDAPVNNRWYSFKIVGNVASQKADIYVDDVRVADDVPFQADVAADGVGRMFARTPGTGKGTLFYDNVKLYVEPVSSPKGLRSEPGNGMVRLHWEEADGASTYNVKRSIQSENDYELIASELTETTYIDEEVTNGTTYTYVVTAVGPLGESGNSNTSSVTPSEDAVRPEVPESLMAVARNAQAELTWEKVEAANYYTVKRSLQAEGPYTTVASRTSVPTFRDGGLDNGTTYYYVVSATGIGGEGGDSASVAVTPTMALSTPKVTVESLPESVSITWEAIEGATTYVIKRATSVTGTYEVIADQESGTSYLDTGLVNGKPYYYRVTALAQGTRSLDSAAAGTRPTLDDGRPQPPSEIRAEPDESTISLAWQEAEGAEYYAVKRSESPEGPFVTVASSVEDISFSDTQLINGTAYYYVITSFNEVGESMSSAPISEIPAPVLTVSSDGSAQYEQVQEAIHAVPDNSTLPTIIRIKDGVYREKLDVPSSKKHLRIIGESREGTVLIYGDSASTLDSSGNPLGTSGSYSFRVQTNDFTAEHLTIQNDAGDNAGQAVALLARGDRLVFRDVSLKGWQDTLYVNDGRQYYVDSYIEGDVDFIFGNATALFENSVIHSLSSGYVTAASTAEEKSGYVFLNSRITGETGLAGTIPLGRPWRPYANVVYINSYMDNHISSSGWNNWSNSDNERTARFAEFASYGPGANPKARFNWTTQLTAEEAEKYLPAQLFAGADDWNPALELSLVQENAEIDNP, encoded by the coding sequence TTGAAAAGAATTGTATCATTCGTATTGGTCGTTGCAATGTTATTTAGTGTGCTACCAGGTATGGTTGCTGCAGAAGATGAAGCTACTCCATTATTACCCGCATTTCCCGGTGCTGAAGGTGGCGGTAAGTACGTAACAGGTGGTAGGGGAGGATCGGTATATGAAGTGACCACCCTCTCCGATTCCGGCCCTGGATCTCTTCGAGATGCCGTTAGTCACAGCGATACAACCGTTGTATTCAGAGTGGGAGGAACGATTCATCTGGAATCCCCTCTGGCGATTACCGGTTCTAATATCACGATTGCTGGACAGACAGCTCCAGGAGAAGGCATCACCGTATCGGATTATTGGACTACATTCCAAGCGGATAACATTATCGTCAGACATATGCGCTTTCGGCTCGGGGATAAGCACCCAAGTGAGGATGACGTATTTGGCGGGCGATACCACAAAAACATTATGATCGACCACTCATCGTTTACCTGGTCTGTCGATGAAGTGCTGAGTATGTACGCCAACGAGAATACAACTGTGCAATGGTCTGTCATTGCTGAGAGCATGCTGATGACCACGCATCAGAAGGGTCGACATGGATATGCAGGCATCTGGGGCGGGAACAACACATCTTACCATCACAATATCATTGCTCACAATGTGAGCCGTAACCCAAGATTTGCAGGAGCTCCTGGTTTTAATACCGAGTCCTACAACAATATTGTCTATAATTGGGGGTTCTTCTCTGCTTATGGCGGTGAGGAAGGCAATTATAACCTCATGAATAACTATTATAAATATGGTCCGAATACGTATCGCAACGCCCGGGATCAAATTTTCCTCGATGTTGGCCCTGATACACGTATACATGTGAGTGGCAATGTCGTGGACGGTTATCCCGATGTCACAGCGGACAACTGGTTAGGTGTGGGTGAACTTGCGAATCCAGATTCCAAACTACTCTCGCCAGTGCAGATGGCTAATCCCGCATCCATTGACGATGCAGAGATAGCCTATGAGCAAGTCCTTGCAAAGGCAGGTGCAAGTCTGCCAAGACGAGACGCCATCGATGCACGAATCGTAAACGATGTGAAAAATCGCACCGGACAACATATTAATTCGCAAAAGGAAATCGGGGGTTACCTTGAGTTCGAGGAGACGGCGTCAGCTCTGGTTGACTCTGATCATGACGGTATGCCTGATGAATGGGAGATCAGCATGGGTCTCGATCCTAATGATTCTGCTGACCGCAATGAGACACATGAATCAGGTTATACCTATCTGGAAGTTTATCTGAACAGCATTGCTGGCAATGGATCTATTAATCCTACGGTTGAAATTCAATCACCTGCTAACCATACCGTTCAGACTGAAGGTTCTTCCGTTGAGATCACTGCTTCTGCCTCTGATGTAGACGGTAGCATTGCCAAAGTGGAATTTTACCAAAACGATGTGAAACTGGGGGAAGATGATACAGCGCCTTACACGTTTACTTGGGAAAATGTGCAGGATGGCACACATTATCTCACTGCCCGAGCAATTGATGACTCAGGTACTTCAACGCAGTCCAACAATGTCACGGTACATGTTCACAAACAGAACAGTATTGCCCCTTGGTCATCCACCGATATTGGAGAACCGGGCATTACGGGTCATACCCAATTGGGAGCTAGCGATACTGACGTTACGGTAAAATCAGCTGGAGATATCAGTGGAGAGACGGATCATTTCCACTATGCTTACCAAGCCTTAGAAGGCAATGGTGAGATTGTAGCTAGAGTTGATCAGGTGACAGCTACCGACGATGGTGCGGAAGCAGGTGTCATGATTCGTAAAAGTCTGGATGCATCATCCCCGTTTATTGCCGCCATGGTCACTTATGTGAAGGGTGGACAACAAGCAGTTAGCCTCGTTCGTGATGGAGCAGGTAACGAAGTTGCACATCAGGAAAAAGGTGGTATGGTCACACTCCCGTATTGGGTAAAGCTTGTGCGACTTGGGGATCAAGTGAACTCACTTGTATCGAAGGATGGTAACGACTGGTTTGTTATCGATTCACAATCATTCCCAGCAGACGAAACGGTCTACATCGGATTGGCAGCCGATGCTTCCAAACCGGATGATGAAGTTGATAAGCTCAATACATCTGTTTTCTCCAATGCATCTGTTCAGGAGTTGCCTGCTGATTTCCCAATAGCACCCACTGAACTTGTAGCTGAGCCAGATCTCAAGTCCATTCACTTACATTGGGATGAAGTGCAACGTGCGGACTCTTATTTGATATATAGATCAGAGATTCCTGGTGGGCCATACACTTTGCAGCAAGAGGGTATCACGACCACCAGCTACACAGATCCCAATCTCACTGTAGGTAAATCCTATTATTACGCTGTAAAGGCTACGAATGATCATGGCACAAGCTTCTACTCAAATGAAGCTAGTGCATCAGCGGAAGGAGAGCCGGAGACAATTCATGATATAAATGATGATTTTGAGGATATCGAAACCAATACAATCCCAGCAAGTTACACTGTATTACCTGATCCACAGACAGCCGATCTCAAAGTCGTTGTGACGCCTGTTCCTACAGGAACAACGGGGAACTCATCTTCTAAAGCGCTCATGATGTATGACAATGGGGTTGGCATTTCTCAATTCGTGAGATCCTTTCCACCACAACGGGACAGCTTTGTGTTTGAAGCTGATATTATGTCTCAAGGCTGGCCTGGCACATCAACGGTTCTGCAATTGCAAAATGGAACGGGAAGTCGCACCGCACTCTCCATCGAGCTACGCAAACCTTCTGCTCCGGTAGCAGAGGATCAATATACGCTAATTTACAAAAAAGACGGCAAAGATTACAAATTAATGGATGCACCGGTCAATAACCGCTGGTACAGCTTTAAGATCGTTGGCAATGTAGCCTCGCAAAAAGCGGATATATACGTTGATGATGTGCGCGTCGCAGATGATGTGCCGTTCCAGGCCGATGTGGCTGCTGATGGTGTTGGACGAATGTTTGCCAGAACACCAGGCACGGGTAAAGGAACGTTGTTCTATGACAATGTAAAACTCTATGTTGAACCAGTTAGTTCTCCTAAAGGGCTACGCTCGGAGCCAGGCAATGGTATGGTGAGATTGCACTGGGAGGAAGCGGATGGAGCTTCTACTTACAATGTAAAGCGTAGTATCCAGTCCGAGAACGACTATGAATTGATTGCTTCTGAATTAACTGAGACAACCTACATCGACGAAGAGGTCACCAATGGAACGACCTACACATATGTCGTGACGGCCGTTGGTCCTTTGGGCGAGAGCGGCAACTCGAATACGTCTTCAGTGACACCCTCGGAGGATGCTGTGCGACCGGAAGTGCCTGAGAGTCTGATGGCTGTTGCTAGAAATGCACAAGCAGAATTAACGTGGGAAAAAGTCGAAGCAGCTAACTACTATACAGTAAAACGCAGTCTGCAGGCTGAAGGCCCGTATACAACTGTGGCGTCTCGTACGTCTGTTCCTACGTTTCGGGATGGGGGACTGGATAATGGAACGACCTACTATTACGTCGTATCTGCCACTGGGATTGGTGGAGAGGGAGGAGATTCTGCCTCTGTTGCTGTAACACCGACCATGGCTCTATCTACTCCCAAAGTTACAGTAGAGTCTCTTCCCGAATCCGTTTCCATCACGTGGGAAGCCATAGAAGGAGCTACGACTTACGTGATCAAGCGTGCAACGTCCGTGACTGGAACTTACGAAGTCATTGCTGATCAGGAATCTGGAACTTCCTATCTGGATACAGGACTCGTGAACGGTAAGCCCTATTATTACAGGGTGACTGCACTTGCTCAAGGTACACGAAGCCTTGACTCCGCAGCCGCTGGCACTCGACCAACATTGGATGATGGTAGACCTCAGCCTCCGTCGGAGATTCGTGCAGAGCCTGATGAAAGTACAATCTCTCTTGCTTGGCAAGAAGCCGAGGGAGCTGAGTACTATGCAGTGAAACGAAGTGAATCACCCGAAGGGCCGTTCGTTACTGTAGCTTCCAGTGTAGAGGATATTTCATTTTCTGATACACAGTTAATCAATGGCACTGCCTACTATTACGTCATTACTTCGTTTAATGAAGTTGGCGAGAGCATGTCGTCCGCTCCAATATCTGAAATTCCTGCACCCGTTCTAACAGTGTCATCTGATGGAAGTGCACAATATGAACAGGTTCAGGAAGCTATTCATGCGGTTCCTGACAATAGCACGCTTCCTACCATCATACGAATCAAGGACGGAGTCTACCGTGAGAAGCTGGATGTACCGTCCAGCAAAAAACATCTGCGAATCATTGGCGAGAGCCGGGAGGGTACTGTGCTGATCTATGGTGATTCTGCCAGCACATTGGATTCATCCGGCAATCCTCTCGGCACCTCAGGCAGCTATAGCTTTCGGGTGCAGACAAACGATTTTACGGCTGAGCATCTGACAATACAGAATGATGCTGGCGACAATGCAGGTCAAGCGGTTGCTCTGTTAGCTCGCGGTGATCGTCTAGTATTCCGGGACGTTAGCCTAAAGGGATGGCAGGACACACTCTATGTGAACGATGGAAGACAATATTATGTGGACAGTTATATTGAAGGTGATGTCGACTTTATCTTTGGCAATGCAACTGCATTGTTTGAGAACAGCGTCATTCACAGCTTAAGCAGTGGTTACGTTACAGCAGCATCCACTGCGGAAGAGAAGTCTGGTTATGTATTCCTGAATAGCCGCATTACTGGCGAAACAGGTCTTGCTGGTACGATACCTCTTGGCAGACCGTGGAGACCTTATGCCAATGTAGTCTATATCAACAGTTATATGGATAATCACATCAGTTCATCCGGATGGAATAACTGGAGTAACTCGGATAATGAACGTACGGCACGTTTTGCCGAATTTGCCAGTTATGGGCCTGGAGCGAATCCCAAAGCACGTTTTAACTGGACGACTCAGTTGACTGCAGAAGAAGCAGAGAAATATCTGCCTGCCCAGCTCTTTGCAGGAGCGGATGATTGGAATCCGGCTTTAGAACTTTCACTCGTGCAAGAGAACGCTGAGATCGATAATCCATAA
- a CDS encoding glycoside hydrolase family 105 protein has protein sequence MLETKSVKDLWAAKTAASIMERTPKLYEENGHHGKWSYDYGVVLKGFERLWQATGDEQYAQYIQYNMDYFVQDDGSVRGYRMEEHNIDHLNNGKLMFGLYDRTGKMKYKLAAGLLREQLVTHPRTSEGAFWHKQVYPYQIWLDGLYMGAPFYLEYLIRWEPEEELLNDVTKQFILCAKHTRDDATGLLYHAWDEKRVQPWSHSVTGQSPNFWGRSIGWFVMALVDVLELLPNHHPDYRKLVEIFTDTMAALRTYQDTTSGVWYQVVNEGNRKGNYLEASASSMIVYALAKGIRLGWLPREWEPVLNHAYAGLISEFVMETNQGWVNLYKNCQVAGLGGDTRRDGCYAYYISEPIITNDQKGLGAFLLACTEYEYLLHAKV, from the coding sequence ATGCTTGAAACGAAATCTGTTAAGGATTTATGGGCAGCCAAAACAGCCGCATCCATCATGGAGCGAACCCCTAAGCTGTATGAAGAAAACGGGCACCACGGCAAGTGGTCTTATGATTATGGAGTAGTGTTAAAAGGATTTGAACGGTTATGGCAAGCGACAGGTGATGAGCAATATGCGCAATACATCCAGTATAATATGGATTATTTTGTTCAAGATGATGGATCTGTTCGGGGATACCGGATGGAAGAACATAATATCGATCATTTGAATAATGGCAAGCTGATGTTCGGCCTTTATGACAGGACAGGGAAAATGAAATATAAGCTTGCAGCAGGTCTGTTACGTGAACAACTTGTGACTCACCCGCGCACGTCAGAGGGAGCTTTCTGGCACAAGCAAGTATATCCCTACCAGATCTGGTTGGACGGTCTCTATATGGGAGCGCCGTTCTATCTGGAGTATTTGATTCGTTGGGAACCCGAAGAGGAATTATTGAATGATGTAACCAAACAATTTATATTGTGTGCCAAACATACCCGAGACGATGCTACAGGACTGCTCTATCATGCTTGGGATGAAAAACGCGTTCAGCCTTGGAGCCATTCGGTAACAGGGCAATCGCCTAACTTTTGGGGCAGATCTATCGGCTGGTTTGTTATGGCTTTAGTGGATGTTCTGGAGTTATTACCGAACCATCATCCCGATTATCGCAAGTTGGTTGAGATTTTCACGGATACGATGGCCGCTCTGCGCACTTATCAGGATACAACTAGCGGGGTATGGTATCAGGTGGTGAATGAGGGGAATCGCAAAGGGAATTACCTGGAAGCGTCAGCATCCAGCATGATTGTATACGCCCTGGCCAAAGGTATTCGCCTAGGTTGGTTACCACGGGAATGGGAACCGGTATTGAATCATGCTTATGCAGGATTAATCTCTGAATTCGTAATGGAAACCAATCAGGGTTGGGTGAATCTCTACAAAAACTGCCAGGTGGCAGGGCTCGGTGGAGATACCCGACGTGACGGATGTTACGCTTATTATATAAGTGAGCCGATTATAACCAATGATCAAAAAGGATTGGGTGCCTTCTTGCTCGCATGTACCGAATACGAGTACCTGCTGCATGCCAAAGTTTAA
- a CDS encoding extracellular solute-binding protein yields MRFRSFKLLAFTLCGTLLLSACSGGNNDTGINADGKTTISWLNIMHTASPPTDTVLNKIEEFTDVDIQFSWIPDASKEERLNTSLASGSLADIVSLTILENSSVRNALKAGVFWEVGPYLDEYPNLKGISQDMRNSASIEGKLYGIPMQKQVARNGVILRKDWLNHVGLPVPKTTAELMEVAKAFTEQDPDGNGANDTTGFIDRSDLVFGAFKTLSSYFGTPSGWAISEDGKVTPEFEAEGYIQAMDYMKELYQNGYINQDFAVTAKKDQQEGFAQGKAGIYVGALFDSKGLFNLAKGVQDDMELVMVNDITSTGDESDRAIWSTSNGVGGLLAFPKSEVKDEAELKRVLKFMDDLMSEEVFTLMTYGIKDVHYSLDENNGATIIDTKLWEQEVQPFSSSRPNENGYTIKDADPLRIESTRLIEENTTFAVLNPVYSLESPTFSEQGSELQKIITDATYKYILGKLDRAGFQNAIDTWRKSGGDKIITEYEAAHQAVLNNK; encoded by the coding sequence ATGAGATTTAGATCCTTCAAATTGTTAGCGTTTACGTTATGTGGAACCTTACTTCTCTCCGCTTGTTCCGGGGGGAACAACGATACGGGCATCAATGCCGATGGAAAGACAACGATTAGTTGGTTGAACATCATGCATACTGCTTCGCCGCCGACCGATACGGTACTTAATAAGATTGAAGAGTTCACAGATGTAGATATCCAATTTTCATGGATACCCGATGCTTCCAAGGAAGAACGCCTAAATACCTCACTCGCTTCAGGTTCACTGGCTGATATCGTCTCCCTGACCATTCTGGAAAACTCTTCGGTCCGAAATGCGCTGAAAGCAGGCGTCTTCTGGGAAGTTGGACCTTATCTCGATGAATATCCAAATCTGAAAGGCATCTCTCAGGATATGCGTAATTCCGCATCCATTGAGGGGAAGTTGTACGGTATCCCCATGCAAAAACAGGTTGCACGTAACGGTGTCATTCTTCGTAAAGACTGGCTCAATCATGTTGGATTACCTGTACCCAAAACCACTGCCGAATTAATGGAAGTTGCCAAAGCCTTCACGGAGCAAGACCCTGATGGCAATGGAGCCAACGATACGACAGGATTCATTGATCGGAGCGACTTGGTATTCGGTGCATTCAAAACACTGAGCTCCTACTTTGGCACCCCAAGCGGCTGGGCCATTAGCGAGGATGGAAAAGTGACACCCGAGTTCGAAGCAGAGGGTTATATCCAGGCCATGGATTATATGAAAGAGCTGTACCAGAATGGATACATTAATCAGGATTTCGCGGTAACCGCCAAGAAGGATCAACAAGAGGGATTTGCTCAGGGCAAAGCCGGGATATATGTGGGTGCATTATTTGACAGCAAAGGCCTGTTTAATCTGGCCAAAGGCGTACAGGACGACATGGAACTCGTCATGGTGAATGATATTACATCAACGGGAGATGAAAGTGACCGGGCCATATGGTCCACTTCCAATGGTGTAGGAGGACTGCTTGCTTTCCCAAAATCGGAAGTTAAAGACGAAGCTGAATTGAAACGGGTTCTGAAGTTTATGGATGATCTGATGAGTGAAGAGGTGTTTACCTTAATGACCTACGGTATCAAAGATGTGCATTATAGCCTCGACGAGAACAATGGTGCCACAATTATTGATACCAAGCTATGGGAGCAAGAGGTACAGCCATTTTCTTCCTCGCGCCCCAACGAGAACGGGTATACCATTAAAGATGCTGACCCGCTCCGTATTGAATCCACACGGTTAATTGAGGAAAATACAACCTTTGCCGTGCTGAACCCGGTGTACTCGCTGGAATCACCAACGTTCTCAGAACAAGGCTCTGAATTGCAAAAGATCATCACGGATGCGACTTACAAGTATATCCTGGGCAAGCTGGATCGTGCTGGCTTCCAGAATGCAATTGATACCTGGAGAAAATCAGGTGGAGACAAAATCATTACCGAATATGAGGCAGCGCACCAAGCCGTATTGAACAATAAATAA
- a CDS encoding sugar ABC transporter permease, whose amino-acid sequence MILPGFVYFVIFKYFPMGGLIISFQDYQPFLGIKDSPWVGFKHFIRLFTEPTFAMLLSNTLILFALELVIFFPIPIILALMMNEVRHKMFRNSIQTIVYIPHFMSWVIIVSITYVFLSVDGGVVNEIIAAFGGSKISFLTSPEWLRPMYILQIIWKEAGWSTIIYLAAITVVDTQLYEAADMDGASRLRKMWHVTLPAIRPVIITLLILKIGNTLELGFEHMYLLLNSLNREVGEIFDTYIFTAGLKNGQLSFSTTVGLFKGLVGLVLVMLANRLAKKLGEDGVY is encoded by the coding sequence ATGATTCTTCCCGGCTTCGTGTACTTTGTGATCTTCAAGTATTTTCCCATGGGCGGACTTATCATTTCATTTCAGGATTATCAACCGTTTCTCGGAATCAAGGACAGCCCATGGGTTGGTTTCAAGCATTTTATTCGTCTGTTTACGGAGCCGACCTTTGCCATGTTGCTTAGCAACACTTTGATTTTGTTTGCGCTGGAGTTGGTGATCTTCTTTCCGATTCCCATTATACTCGCCCTAATGATGAATGAAGTACGGCACAAGATGTTCAGAAATTCCATTCAGACCATCGTGTACATTCCACACTTCATGTCCTGGGTAATCATCGTATCCATCACATATGTATTCCTCAGCGTAGATGGGGGAGTCGTCAATGAAATTATTGCAGCCTTTGGAGGAAGCAAAATCAGCTTTTTGACATCACCGGAGTGGCTTCGTCCGATGTACATCTTACAGATTATATGGAAGGAAGCAGGCTGGTCTACGATCATCTACCTTGCAGCCATTACCGTGGTGGATACGCAACTCTATGAGGCCGCAGACATGGATGGTGCATCACGGTTGCGTAAAATGTGGCATGTGACCTTGCCAGCCATTCGTCCCGTCATTATTACATTGCTTATTCTTAAAATCGGCAACACGCTTGAACTCGGATTCGAGCATATGTATTTGCTTCTGAATTCGCTAAATCGCGAAGTGGGAGAGATTTTCGATACGTACATTTTCACCGCTGGCTTAAAGAACGGTCAATTAAGCTTCAGCACCACAGTAGGGTTGTTCAAGGGCTTGGTAGGACTGGTACTCGTTATGCTCGCTAACCGATTGGCGAAAAAGTTGGGTGAAGACGGGGTCTACTAG
- a CDS encoding carbohydrate ABC transporter permease, whose amino-acid sequence MSKIAIRKERLGGVIFNVMNYTLLLLFSLACLLPFVNVVASSFASTQEIVQKKFILFPTTFSLDAYRYIFSTPTIFKGLGVSIFITLAGTIVSMTLTALMAYGLSRRYLLGRNFINFLIVFSMLFSGGMIPTFLVVKAVGLIDSYWSMIIPTAINAFNLIIMRNFFQALPDSLEESAKIDGANDFRILLQIMIPLALPSIATLSLFYGVSYWNTYMNAILYLNESRMWPLQVLLRQIVIVSSGMDGNSSVVDIVPPSQTIKMSVIVVATVPMLIAYPFVQKHFTKGALLGSVKG is encoded by the coding sequence ATGTCCAAAATCGCTATTCGAAAGGAACGCCTCGGAGGCGTCATATTCAACGTAATGAATTATACGCTGCTGCTTCTTTTCTCTCTGGCTTGTCTGTTGCCCTTCGTAAATGTCGTTGCTAGTTCCTTCGCCTCCACACAAGAGATTGTGCAAAAGAAGTTTATTTTGTTCCCCACGACCTTCTCTCTGGATGCCTACCGTTACATCTTTTCTACACCTACCATCTTCAAAGGACTGGGCGTATCCATATTCATCACGCTGGCAGGAACCATTGTGAGCATGACACTAACAGCGCTCATGGCTTACGGGTTATCCCGGAGATATCTTCTGGGCAGAAACTTTATCAATTTCCTCATCGTTTTCTCCATGTTGTTCAGTGGCGGCATGATTCCTACCTTTTTGGTCGTCAAAGCTGTTGGGTTAATCGACTCGTACTGGTCCATGATCATTCCTACAGCCATCAACGCCTTTAATCTGATCATCATGCGCAATTTCTTTCAGGCGCTCCCCGACAGTCTCGAGGAATCAGCCAAGATCGACGGAGCCAATGATTTTCGTATTCTGCTGCAGATCATGATTCCACTGGCCTTGCCATCGATAGCTACACTGTCCCTGTTTTATGGCGTATCCTATTGGAATACCTATATGAATGCTATTTTGTATCTCAATGAGTCCAGAATGTGGCCTCTTCAGGTACTGCTCCGCCAGATTGTTATTGTCTCCAGTGGTATGGATGGCAATAGCTCCGTTGTTGATATCGTACCTCCATCGCAAACAATCAAGATGAGTGTGATCGTTGTAGCTACCGTACCGATGCTGATTGCGTACCCATTTGTACAGAAACACTTTACCAAGGGAGCCCTTCTCGGATCGGTGAAAGGGTAA